A portion of the Stigmatella aurantiaca DW4/3-1 genome contains these proteins:
- a CDS encoding aldo/keto reductase, translated as MRVKMAPQGPEVSRLVYGVWRMQEDAQGTDPQRVLGKVQACLDLGITTFDHADIYGGYRCEELFGAALRTNPGLRQRLELVTKCGIMLTHPARPQNWIKHYDYSRQHLIGSVEQSLRNLATDYIDVLLLHRPSPLLDPAEAAEALRLLVEQGKVRHVGVSNFTPAQFDMLASYLPTPIVTNQVELHPLRPEPFLDGTLDHCLRQRILPMGWSPLAGGRLMTGHGEAEGRTREVLHGLGHKYGVAPETIVYAWLLRHPSRILPVLGTNQPERIASAARALSLSLDTQDWFAVWRAATGTEVP; from the coding sequence ATGCGAGTGAAGATGGCCCCCCAGGGCCCCGAGGTGTCCCGGCTGGTCTATGGCGTCTGGCGGATGCAGGAGGACGCCCAGGGGACGGACCCCCAGCGGGTGCTCGGAAAGGTTCAGGCCTGCCTGGACCTGGGCATCACCACCTTCGACCACGCCGACATCTATGGCGGCTACCGGTGCGAGGAATTGTTTGGCGCCGCGCTCCGGACGAACCCCGGGCTGCGGCAGCGCCTGGAGCTGGTGACCAAGTGCGGCATCATGCTGACGCACCCGGCCCGGCCCCAGAACTGGATCAAACACTACGACTATTCGCGCCAGCACCTCATCGGCTCCGTGGAGCAGTCGCTGCGCAACCTCGCCACGGATTACATTGATGTGTTGCTCTTGCACCGGCCGAGCCCCTTGCTGGACCCGGCCGAGGCGGCCGAGGCCCTGCGCCTGCTGGTGGAGCAAGGCAAGGTGCGGCACGTGGGCGTCTCCAACTTCACCCCGGCCCAGTTCGACATGCTGGCCAGCTACCTGCCCACGCCGATCGTCACGAACCAGGTGGAACTCCACCCCTTGAGGCCGGAGCCCTTCCTGGATGGCACGCTGGACCACTGCCTGCGCCAGCGCATCCTGCCCATGGGCTGGTCCCCGCTGGCCGGCGGCCGGCTGATGACAGGACATGGGGAAGCCGAAGGCCGAACCCGCGAGGTTTTGCACGGACTGGGCCACAAGTACGGGGTGGCCCCCGAGACCATCGTCTACGCGTGGCTCTTGCGGCACCCGTCCCGCATCCTGCCCGTCCTCGGCACGAATCAACCGGAGCGCATCGCCTCGGCCGCGCGGGCGCTCTCGCTCTCGCTGGACACGCAGGACTGGTTCGCGGTGTGGCGCGCCGCCACGGGCACCGAGGTGCCCTGA
- a CDS encoding prepilin-type N-terminal cleavage/methylation domain-containing protein, which yields MTPRRQPSGFTLIELMIVVAIIGILAAIAIPSFNRFQARARQSEVNVNLKSLFTGMRTQQRMPTEQIRASGFSPERGNRYSYHLGDCSSYEVRDTLDAVYSNSDNCIGVDTFKFPHLPNIFTHVETPVQWNAKGSNNSMGSSPGIYGTAGNWDFLAYGAGDVDNSPTLDYSDSWFISSADGLASPVCPASGLPEAVSAGEPFNVSNDVSCD from the coding sequence ATGACGCCACGCCGTCAGCCGTCTGGCTTTACCCTCATCGAACTCATGATTGTCGTTGCCATCATTGGCATTCTGGCCGCCATCGCCATCCCCAGCTTCAATCGCTTCCAGGCCCGCGCACGCCAGTCCGAAGTCAACGTCAACCTCAAGAGCCTCTTCACCGGCATGCGCACCCAGCAGCGCATGCCCACCGAGCAGATCCGCGCCAGCGGCTTCTCCCCCGAGCGCGGCAACCGCTACAGCTATCACCTCGGAGACTGCAGCAGCTACGAGGTCCGGGACACCCTCGACGCCGTGTACAGCAACAGCGACAATTGCATCGGCGTGGACACCTTCAAGTTCCCCCATCTTCCCAACATCTTCACGCATGTGGAGACACCGGTTCAGTGGAACGCGAAGGGCTCTAACAACAGCATGGGCTCCTCGCCCGGAATCTATGGCACGGCCGGGAACTGGGACTTCCTGGCCTATGGCGCGGGCGACGTGGACAACAGCCCCACCCTCGATTACAGCGACAGCTGGTTCATCTCGTCCGCGGATGGCCTTGCCTCTCCTGTGTGCCCTGCCTCCGGGCTCCCCGAAGCGGTGTCCGCTGGAGAGCCCTTCAACGTCTCCAATGACGTCTCCTGCGACTGA
- a CDS encoding prepilin-type N-terminal cleavage/methylation domain-containing protein: protein MTPRRQPSGFTLIELMIVVAIIGILAAIAIPSFNRFQARARQSEVNVNLKSLFTGLRTQQRQPPEQIHASGFAPERGNRYSYHLGDCSIFEDRSALDAQSHNEDSCVGVDTFKYPQFPNTFNVTQTPGPTWDTHSTQNGLTETPGLVGTRENWDFLAYGAGDVDNSPDNEQFADTWLISSADGMLSSVCPANTLETVAAGEPFNVANDVSCD from the coding sequence ATGACGCCGCGCCGTCAGCCGTCTGGCTTTACCCTCATCGAACTCATGATTGTCGTTGCCATCATTGGCATTCTGGCCGCCATCGCCATTCCCAGCTTCAATCGCTTCCAGGCCCGCGCACGCCAGTCCGAAGTCAACGTCAACCTCAAGAGCCTCTTCACTGGCCTGCGCACCCAGCAGCGCCAGCCCCCCGAGCAGATCCATGCCAGCGGCTTCGCCCCCGAGCGCGGCAACCGCTACAGCTATCACCTCGGAGACTGCAGCATCTTCGAGGACCGCAGCGCCCTCGACGCCCAGTCTCACAACGAAGACTCCTGCGTCGGCGTGGACACCTTCAAGTACCCCCAGTTTCCCAACACCTTCAATGTCACCCAGACGCCGGGGCCCACCTGGGACACCCACAGCACCCAGAATGGCCTGACCGAGACACCGGGGCTCGTGGGCACGCGCGAGAACTGGGACTTCTTGGCCTACGGCGCCGGGGATGTGGATAACAGTCCCGACAACGAGCAGTTCGCCGACACCTGGCTCATCTCCTCCGCGGATGGAATGCTCAGCTCCGTCTGTCCCGCCAACACCTTGGAGACCGTGGCCGCGGGTGAGCCTTTCAACGTCGCCAACGACGTCAGCTGCGACTAA